From Mytilus galloprovincialis chromosome 9, xbMytGall1.hap1.1, whole genome shotgun sequence, the proteins below share one genomic window:
- the LOC143046390 gene encoding thioredoxin, mitochondrial-like isoform X2, whose protein sequence is MAPILEDIIVSYGTVINYFKVDVDSHRTLAKTYVQGKSGVKIMPTLIGMKNGQVFSKIRGLKSEEQIKKFVDNLVI, encoded by the exons ATGGCACCCATACTTGAAGACATTATAGTTTCCTATGGAACAGtcataaattattttaaagttgATGTAGACAGCCATAGAACTTTGGCTAAGACATATGTACAGGGAAAATCAGGG gTCAAGATTATGCCAACCCTGATTGGAATGAAGAATGGACAAGTTTTTAGTAAGATTCGAGGACTTAAAAGTGAGGAACAAATCAAAAAATTTGTAGACAATTTAGTGATATGA
- the LOC143046390 gene encoding thioredoxin 1-like isoform X1, translated as MIIQISTRIYLQYGHLFTPYLRMVIGSRQKLSRNTVGTCLSKFSTQTLSQRSCSCHFLIHKLVQKQKLLSINLQATVRQSLECLSTEPNFEQFIIQSEIDFDKKVLESPIPVVVYFYTRTCVPCAVMAPILEDIIVSYGTVINYFKVDVDSHRTLAKTYVQGKSGVKIMPTLIGMKNGQVFSKIRGLKSEEQIKKFVDNLVI; from the exons ATGATCATTCAGATTTCTACACGTATTTACTTACAATATGGACATCTCTTTACACCATACTTAAGAATGGTTATTGGATCAAGACAGAAACTATCCCGTAATACAGTAGGCACTTGTTTGTCAAAGTTCTCAACACAAACATTATCACAGAGGTCATGTAGTTGTCATTTTCTGATACATAAACTAGTACAGAAGCAAAAGTTACTTTCAATAAATCTACAAGCAACTGTAAGACAATCTCTAGAATGTTTATCCACAGAACCAAATTTTGAGCAATTTATTATCCAAAGTGAGATTGATTTTGATAAGAAAGTTTTAGAGAGTCCAATACCAGTTGTAGTTTACTTCTACACAAG aactTGTGTTCCATGTGCAGTAATGGCACCCATACTTGAAGACATTATAGTTTCCTATGGAACAGtcataaattattttaaagttgATGTAGACAGCCATAGAACTTTGGCTAAGACATATGTACAGGGAAAATCAGGG gTCAAGATTATGCCAACCCTGATTGGAATGAAGAATGGACAAGTTTTTAGTAAGATTCGAGGACTTAAAAGTGAGGAACAAATCAAAAAATTTGTAGACAATTTAGTGATATGA